The following nucleotide sequence is from Drosophila takahashii strain IR98-3 E-12201 chromosome 3L, DtakHiC1v2, whole genome shotgun sequence.
GTTGAAGTTTATTGCCTTGGCAGCAATTAAAGCCATTTTTTTGGGGTTCGGTGGGGTTCGGCTCGGTTCAATGTGACCAAAATCAATCcactttgatttgatttcttgATTGGCTGTCGGGGGAATTGAAATGCATAATTGAATTATCAAATTAGAGTTGGTGTTTGgataaataattgttattcAGCGGGGAGTTTGTGGTCTGAATGAGTCACTGGGTGTTACTGGTTTCAATTTATTGTttgtaaatgcaattaaacttcaaaagcaaaaaataGGCATATTTGTAGGCGTTTTTAATTGCTTCTTAGAATATTTAGAACGGAAGTACTTTTTATAGAGATTTATGGATGTCTTTTatagcaattaaaaatgtttataaagcTGGAAGGCTTCTAATAATTTAAACAGTATAATTGGTAAAGATTTAGTAAGCTAAGATATAAAATGCATAGGTATTGTACGTAGTAAATATGATTATTTTATACTTCAAGTCACAATCATAAATCTAGTAAATTCTCTAAGGTAGTAAATCTTACTTGGACATTTCAATTATACAAATTAGAAGAGCTCCTTTCAAGACCCTAACTCCTAGCTTACTGCAATTTGGCTAAGTGAGTTTTTATTGCTACCGGTTCAGCTTCAGCTAAGGCTTCCATTTCCCTCAACTTTGCAGCATTCTTTCTATTTAACTCAAAGAGAAAAATTCATCACCGCAATATGcgcaacacacacaaaaaaatgaagaaaactgAGGAAAAAAGAAGTGGCtgtggcagtggcagcagGAAAATTGTCATAAAGGTGCAACTGACAACAGCAGAAGAGGAGACAGCGAGGTtagtaaatttcaatttatatgcAGAGAGAACAGTGAGTGAAAAGGCAGACACGGGACACAGGACATGGGACATGGGGCACCAGAGGATGAGGACTCCACACACACAGGACTCGCAGTCGAGGAGCCAGAGCAAAAAAGTGTCAACGTTATATTTTCTCGAATTTTTCAAGATTTTTCGTGCCAttttatttccctttcttgctgtcattttctttttattttatttttggatgcCCGGCGACGCAAGTGGAAAACGCAATTTCATTagacaaattgaaaaaaataagtgcAAGCGTACACAACAACATGAGGACCAAGGACTATGTGATGAGAGCTACCCATATATCCCAtctatatgtattttatatataaccTATGTGCCAAAAGAAGACTGACGCCATATTGCGGACAATCTGAAGATTTTCACTGGTCGTTTGCCATTCGTTGCGATTGTTTTTCACCCGCACATACATGTAGGAGCGGAATGGAAAGCACATATAGATGTGAATGTGGCGCCCAACGGTGGAGCAGTCAAAGTCCTTTTCCAACAGGATGCTGCGCGCGCGTTGAAAAGAGGCGGAGACTCTTTGGCCAAgcgaacaaaataaaaataaaacaacacttTGGGGAATTGCGAGGAGCACAGCGGAAGCACAGCCCGGaaaaaaagccaaagaaaGCACTGAATGCAGCCCGGACCTCCTCTTCCTTATCGAACGGGGCTCGGCTCGGCAGAACTCGCCTTTCCCCCGCTTTCCCGACTTTTCCGCTTTCCCCCAAAAACGAGGCGACGTCGCTGATTGGAAGCTTCGGCAACTGACTCGTTTTTGGGGCGGAGCAAAAGCTCTCGACGCAGTGGCGCCGCCAAAAGGGGCGAGATTTTCAATTCAAAGGGGGTTCGTTTCTAGAAATAATAACTGATGTGAAGATGTTGTAAAATatcttttgtattttaaatctattttatattcaaatgcttttattaaaatgttaaagaaaatttttgtttctttttaattttgatatattttattttaattatcacctacaaaatatcaatttccCTGGCAGCGGCTATCATGCCCACAAATCCCTCGGTAACCTCGCGGGCCACTGGTAAAATGTCCTCAGGAGGAAGTAAGAAACCTAGAGCGCCCTTGTCCCGCAGCTCGATGGTATAGGGTATTTTGATACCCTTCACCGCATAGGCCCATTCCTTGCCCGAACCAGATACTTCATCTgcaaaatgtaatataatgTGTTACTTAAATTCCAACTATAAGTTCCAAAAACCCACATAATGTTGTAGCACTCGACCCATAGGTAAACACAGTGCCGTATCTCCTAAGTAGAGCATCCGAAAAGCCCTTCGCTACGTGCATCATTTGGGGATAGTGTTCAGGGAACTCGAGGGCGGTATGTCCCCAGGGCGAAAGAACGTACTGGCCATAGGAATGCAGCGATATGTAGATCTTAATGCTGCCATCAGGAATGGAGTTGTTTATATAGGAAGTTAGCTGACTGATCTCGACATCGGATTCGGCCGAAGGTCCACCATAAAGTTCTGAACAAGGATCCGAATCGGCTCCAGtcactaaaaattaaaaataatgaaataaaaatcagctttgaatataataatgttattatttgagtATCCTGAaatcctttcaaaaaaacttaCACATCCATAGGTAGTCAAAGTTGCGATTCAAATCGGTTCCAACGCACTCGCCCGAGGGATCCGAGTTCAGACGGGACTTTCGCCACAGACGTTCCTACAAGTCATGGGAATAGAGATTATCAATCAATAATGCGGCTAATTGATTACTAGTTAGTAGTAGGCGATAAGATAGCCGGCGCTATAATAATATCGGCGCGTTTTTGATCAGAAATCTTATCGCGATGCATCGGCGGCACTTTcatttccattcattagtttattacgtaaatatttaaacaattaacaCTCACCACTTCGTGCGAATAAGTAAACCCGTCTACGTTCAGAACGGGAATAATGTACCAATCGACATTCTGAGCAATATCCCTAACGGCCGGGTTTCTGGGGACTAGCAGTTCATCGATGAAGTAGGTGATCGTTGATGAGGTAATCCATTCGCGGGCATGAATATTGGACTCTATGAAAACCACGGGATTTCCCTCTTTGTAGGAAATTTTAACACCTCTAATCGGTCTGCCCTCGTGGGAGTTTCCTATAGAGAAGGGTGTGACTATATCCGGATAACGATCCTCGATCACATCCAGCCAGGCGTAGATCTCTTCAAGAGTGTGAAACTGCGTCCACTCCATGGAAGTGATTCGCTGTTTGGGTCTCTGGTTATCGATGTGAGTCTGGACATTATCGATCTTGAGGTTGTAGGTGAAATTGTGTGTGGCTAAGAGGTTTTCGAAGGTCTCCTGATATTGAGGAGGTAGCATTATGTCCGAGGCTTCACCCAAGTGACGAGCCTCTCGCCAACTGCTGAGCTGTGGTTAATGAGAAATTTAATTAGTGAGTCCATTGATtttatattcaattttaataattttcgctatgttttcataaattttaaatataaaaatatttaacttaataattatagtttatttaaatattgattagaatatgatatttaaagtacctaaatctataaaatattttcaaattcaatcatgcaatttaatacattttgtattaaatctTTACGTTCAATTTGCggacatttatttttactattcCATTTTCTATCAGTTTAAGCTTAACCTACCTTTAAAGACTTCTCCTGAGAATTGAGCATCTTGAACTGCTCCAGATCATCGATCCTTACATTGTAGACTTTGTAATTATCATATCGGACTTGGTCTACACCCCAAACGAGGCCGAAGAGTCCTGCGAATAGGAGAATTTTAACCGACATACCGCTCTACGGGAAAGCCAACGGGGAACTGTCGAAGCCCGAAGAATTGCCGCCTGATTAGGCTAAACTTATCGCGTCGACTGCCCATTGAGAGCTCATTGAAAAGGCCAACTCGGGAActgttttgcttttttatcagctataaaaataaaactattttgggCCGGGAAAAAACACAGTAAAAAAAGGGCGAAGACTTCAAGTTGTCTGGGCAGGCGAGCACTTGGTACTTAGGCTGTCTCTCAACTTTGCACATAAATTTTGTGCAACGGCAGCCCATTTCATTGTAGGTCATTGCATAATGAAGTTACCGCCCCGAGGCACATAAATTTCCCTCGGGCTCGAGGAGATTTCAGCCCGCTTTCTGTGTTCGCTGTCTTCTGTTTGACTTGCGGCGCTTAGTGCGAACATTTTGTTTAGGCCTCGGCTGAGGTTTGCTTTCCTCTTCCAGTTTCAGGTTCAGTTTCAGTTCGAGTTCCTTTTTTATGTCCTGTGGCGAGTGCTTAAAGGACTTCGTCCTGGGCTTTGGTCATATTTTGCGCGGGTATTAGAGGAACACGACTTGGTCGTTGTCACCGCATGAGGTGCGTCAACGTGTGTCCTGTGCCGAAAGGTGGATGGGTGTGAGGTTTCCCTAAGTGGCCTGCCTGGACATGAAAGGCGCATCAAAGTGGATTTCCAACCGGGAAAACCGGGAAGGCAAGAACTACAGGGGTGGCTCCGAAAATatttcgcaaaaatgttaatggcTGTGTGAAATATCGGTGGAAAATGCTAAACTTTTAGCAGCATTCAATCTGTGCAACTTTTGACTGTCCGGCAGAGAAGGGTAAAGAATTTACGGCCTTTTCATTAAATCAGGGATTTAACAACCATTTACAGGCCTTTAGAACAGGCATAAGGTATCGTTCTCTCAAGATGTTTTTTTATGGCTTAATACTCGTTTTGATAAGAAAGTTTGGTGTAAAAACATGTAAGTGtttataagtattttaaaaacactaaCTTTATGTCCAAGTTATAATCGTATGTTGCAAAACCTCCTAAGCTTTATTGATGAAGCATTAGATCACTGGATAATTCAGTGGTTATAGATCAATATACATAAGAATTTTAGGATTGCtatttaaattcattcatCGGTATGTATTTTgtaacatttaaaacaattaaagttGGCAGGATTTTGCTGTCATAAAATCAAAGTAAAACCTATACAATTTGTGATATATTTAAGAATAATGGGAACCTTCGTTACTTACCTTACGCTGATGTCTGCCGCCTGGGGAATGCAGCTTTGTCCTCGACTCTATGTTCCATCGGGCCAGTTGGATCTTAGACTGCAGATCTCCAACATTGCAAGCGCTTTTTTGGCGGCCAATCTTTATACTTTATTCACGATGCTGATTCTACTGACGCCCTCGAAAATGTTTACCATCCAAACGGGACGAAACTTCAAGTGCCTCTTTGTGACTCCCTATTTGCTGCAGTTCGTCAGCTGTTTCTGGGGCACTGTTCAAAATGTCAAGGAGCTCCTCACTTCACCAGATATGTTGGTGCTCAAGAATTATGTCCCAGCCCACCTGAAAATGATTCTGATCCTCGGACTGCAGCTCCTGGCAATGATAGAAATGGGCTTTGTCTTATTCTACAGCCTGAAAAAGGAACCCCACCAggaggcaaaaaaaattaagcaaaatGAAGAGGAGGGGCTGCAAAAACCAGGAGCTCCAAGAAGGAATTAAAGCTCCTTCCTTCCGCCAAGCCAACTCCTTTCAACAATTAGTAGCGGATTATTTGATTAGCACGCTAATTGCCTTGTCCTCTCAACACCGcaccaaataaattttgtgaaCACTTATTTCTTATCAGCTGCAATAAAGGCGAGCCAAGCGGGATTAAAGCCAACTGGGTGGCGCAGGATTACAAGTCCTGCGGCGAAAACTTGCGCCCAAAACTTTCGACACCTCTTGGCGGCGTGGAAATTGCGGAAAACTTTTTAACCAACCAAGGAACACAACACTTGTCGTGGCGCGTGCGATAAGCCAGCGACGcatttttaattgccaaaGTCCTTGGGACTTGAGGCCAACTCAAAGGACTCGCTTAAAGCAACCTTTAAAGTGTCATAAATATCGCGGCGTTAACATTTCCTACAGCACTTTTAATTGTCTCGCGGTTGGGGaaataaaaggaaagaaaaaaagacGGCCATAACATAAATCTCAGTGCTCAGTGCCGGGAGAACATGTCGtatgcttaatatttttcactcAACTCGCGAAAAAATGTCAATGCCGGAAAGCGTTTAGCATTCGCTTTTTTCTCTGTTCGCCGTGGATTTAATTAGCCTCAAAATGTCCCCGGAAAATGGCAACCTGGCATGCCACCTGGCAATGTGTCCTCGCTTTTCAGTCGGCGGAGGGTCAGTCAGGATAAGCCAAGGAAGTGGCCTCCCGGCCAAGGAAGGAAGTTGCATGTTCGGCCTCAAGTTCAATTTGCTGGTTCTAGCCACATTTTTGGACAGCCAACGAAGGTTTAGGTTGGGAAAAAACCGGCTAAGGAAAACATTCAGATGAGAGATGGGAACTTGAATCATAATTTGTTGGTTTTTCCTTGAGAAACTGTTTTTCTTAACGACAGGTCTGTTGTGAACCGAAGTTATTACtgcttggtaaaataaaaattaaatactttaaaataaataaataaataaaattaaatgtggtATATGAATTTCGGAAAAAATTGAGTctcacataaataaatatctaatgaAAAATGTcagcaaaatattaaatggaaTGTATTTGAAGAATGAATTaacaacaatattttaagtaatttaattgaaatgaaaacatggcatattttatgaaattttaagaTGGATTTCTTGGAGTACAATTTAGATaaacttgaatttatttaattaaaataaaagcattGCCTACTTTAAGTAATCTTTATCTTGATTTCTTTGTATGACAATTTAAAGTGAATAATTGCCCACTTTAAGGAATcttaatgtgaaatttttggaagcagaatttaattaaatctgaaagaatttaattgataataataattgatAAAATAATCTAGTTTTATTGGGagtttaattaagtttttttcagttgagCAACTCTCTGATCCAGTCAAGCAAACgaaaatctattttattaaaataaaacagctCATTCTCACCTAAATCTATTCTGCATGTTCCTTGGCCATTAATGCAACATCTACGACTATGAACTGCTGATCGTTATCATGGCAATTATAATTTTCTGCCTTGAGCAGGCCGCTCTATTGTTAATTTGACTTCATTTCCAGGTGGAAAATACCAGGAACAATTGCGGCTAAGTGGTTCCATGCGTTGACACGCCCAACTGGAGCAGCAATTACCTGGGAATAATTAACGCTGAGGCATCGCAATCTAATTGCCGAACGGGCACGCTTGTGTGATCATCTCGCTGTTTTCCGATCCCGATACATAGTCATTCTGTGGATATATACTCTATATTATAACCCCCATCCCATCCATAGCGACGTGACAACCTCTGCAACAAGTGCCACCTTGACTTTTcgctgggggcgtggcacatgcCAATGCGATGTGATGATGATGTGAAGCCGCGTGTTCAGTAAGCGATTATTTTTTCAGTTGAGCATTTCTTCAGCGCGaattgttttcatttcgtgtgttttttttttaacgtcgTCGCTGGCAGctatttattgtttaatgaAGCGATTTGTTTGTTGTCATTATGCGTCGATGCGTTAAAACATTTtcgctttattttttctactctcgaaaaattgtttttgcacGGCCGCAAAGCGAGAAAATTGGGAGAGTGGGTGTGTGACGATGGTGGAACAGTAGATATGGAAGCAATAGCCTCGGGTTGAAGTGGTTGGGATTTTTTGGCACATCGTCGTTGGCTCAGGTGGCTTTGGGTGAGTGGATGCGGGTGGGCGAGGGCTAAGCGGTAAGTGGTTGGAGCGAATTCTAAGCGCCGTTGTCGATGTGTGAATTCCAAACAAGCTGCGGCAGCTGTTGAACATCAAGGCAGAGATGgagaagtaaaaaaaatattgttggaATTGTTCTGCAGTTTTTTTCGTGGCGAAATATAAAGTGGTAAAGGATTTTACTAAATTTCGAGAAGTGCAGAGGAGGGAATTCTTTAGGGCCCTTCTCTGCGCTTCTCAAAAAGGCTACCTCTCTAACTTCTCAtaaactttttccctttagaacttttatttattatatttagtgtattatatttttgaaatccaACCCTTCAgacattttttgtatggttttCCTTCACAGAACATTTATCATAGGCAACTGGGGTGCCCAAGCTCCTTCCTGCTCACATCATTGACTTAATTCCACCTTGACATTCTTTCGACTTGTAGCTGAGAACCCACATCAGCGATCTCAGACATGCTAACTAAGCCCTTCACctcgatgtggatgtggatgtggatatgCTGATGCCACCGTGGGCGTTTGTCTCCGCCTAATCCGCTTTTAAAGTAAGTAAGAAAGTAGAAGAAGAGAAAATAAAACGCAAACCGGAAATCACAAGTCAAGTTGATGAACTGTCGGTTGCTGTCCTCGGTTGAAAATCGGGCAGACGCACACAAAAGACATGGCACCTGCAAAAAACTTTGCAGACACATTTGGACCCTTTGCCGTTTGTCCCGTTCTCAGTCCCATTCCGAAACTCATCCCCCTTGTCCGTTAGAGATTTAcgcatttattttgcattttttatttaccgcACAAAACATGCGCGCAGATTTAAGCAAAAATCGCAGGCAGAAAAGCAAAAGGCAACGAGTTGAGAGTAGAGTTGTGGAGTTGAGTCGGTTAGACACATTTTTCGGTTCGCTTGTCGATTTGCCTGCGTTGACATGACAAAAGGCGCAGATCTGCATACATTTGCATGTCATTGGACCTCGCTGGATCGCATCATCGGGCAAGGACactgaaactgaaatcccCCTAAGACATTCGGGTATTGCTACAGTACAAGCGGTTTGCCCACGTTAACAATATGTTAAGTTGGCCTAAGACAGCCTCGGAAACTCCATGCAGATACATTTCCAACCTCGGCCTCAACGAGTTAATCGCTTAATgtcgctcctcctcctcgggctTTTGAGTCATTTGTCAGCTGTCTGTTGTGACTTTTCAGGAGGTTTTTCCCCTTTGGGTGGGAGGCataattgtaatttgtttGAATTAACCAGTGAGATCTAGCCATTGACAGGCAGGCCTCCAAAGACCAATAGTCACCACTTGAAAAATACCCAAATTTATTGCCGGTCTCTCGGCCATTAACAAAAGTAGCAAATTGCTTTTGGCTGGTCAGCACTCGAGGCTAATGTCCTCACTATTTACTGACCACCTCCCCCTGCAAAAGGTAATAAATATCAAAAGCACCCTGGaggcaaatatttactttaaaattgaaacCTCCAACCCGCTCGCAGTTTTTCCCTGTTTGCTCAAGCTGCGTAAGTGCGTAAAAGGGTTGGCAggataaaaaacgaaaaaaaattgtgggaAAAAGAAGCCTTTAATGGCCTCGCTTTTTGATGTTTCCTGAGCCGTGGGTGTTGGCAGGCAATTGGCCAACTCCCCCAAGTCCACACATCAATAGATTTCCAGGCTCTATCTTAGCCTATCTATCAAGAAACGTTGTGTGCCAAGctgaaattcaatttgatgCTATTTTCGGAATTTGTATTGCCtgctaaattgtttttataggccTTTCGAAACCAGCCAGAAGCTCCTCTTCCGGGGcactttaatttctttattttcactGTATTTTTTCTGGTCCGGTCTTTTCCGTTCTGTCGGTTGTTATCTCACTGCTCGCTGTTGTTGCCGCAATTGCCAGaccataaaaattaacaattaacaGAGCGCTCGAAATGAACAATCGCAAATCGCGGCTTACAAAATAGCCGTGGAAATGCCATgatataaaattgaaaaaatggcGTGTCACAGAGGGGGAAAATGGGGTAGAGGAACTTATGGAAATGAGAGGTTGTGAATTTCGGAATGCTCTATAATTGTTAAGGGGTTTTGTGGTGAAGCTACAAATGATATAACATACATTTTTATCATtcaatagatttttaaatttttaatacattttgtattttttaaggctATCTATATTTATCTAAATATAACCTGTTCAATattggtataaaaaaaatttaaaaaacaataaagaaaaaaagttttgtcCTCCTTATTCCTAGGAAGCAAAAGCTTATGAATAGAACttaacataaaattaaattaggtaaatttatgattttgatttgattttcaaaatataatttttgagataacaatttccttaaattgttttacaaACACATTGAAATtagattaagtttttttttttcttatcctaAAATCTTTGATAGTTGATACACCCTATATCAAGCTCCCGCTTCATATAGAGCATAATTATGAGACGGAAGACTGCAAACCGTGCCGACCGGACCGAACGGACAGCGCGGACAAAAAGGGTTATGAATGTGAAATTGTCATGCAAGAATTAGCCATGTTCTATGTTCTGGCCACGTCGCGAGTATTtcgttacattttatatttatttttaacccgTTTCtccccctatttttttttctttgttgctTTCGCCGGTTTTGTGGCTAACCGTCACGTCAAGTAAGCCGACTTTTTATGGCTCCATTCGGAGCCCGGAATGTCAGCAATTATTTCCGAAATGCTGGAAAAACATTGCTAAATGTTTGCCATGTTTGCCTGACGCTCAGGAAACGTAAACATTTAGTGTAGTCGGTGTAGGTTCGCCCACTCTATAAGCAGAAGCCCATCCCATCCCCAGTTTTCCCACCCTTCCCCATCAAACTGGCCAAGTCACCTCATATGCATTCATAACTAACCCGatggaaaatgcattttaatgtgcgcaaaaatccaatttaaatTCAGAGCATTTTCTCTTCGCTCTGCTCTTCTTCAGCTCGGCAGACGCAGCATGCAATCACAAAATTAGTTGGCGACGAGATAAGAATTTTAGTGCTCTGccacataaaaatattatacgtatatatatattcgtgaTATAGGGAGTAATGCGTATAAATCAACGAAATAGGGgaagcagcagctgcaaaCAAATTCCAAATAATTCCTGTGAGCGACGTGGTAAATTCATTTGacaaaatgcacaaaaaaGCAATTTCGAGCTGCAGACAAATTGAAATATACGCAAGGAGCAGGTGCCGCTCGTAGGGGGCGGTGggcagtgggcggtgggcgtggtgcTGCAGTGACAGTtgggtaaataaatatgtacaaatatacatatatatagtaGGAGTATATAGGGGAAAAGGCGAGGCGACAtgtattttgaagaagaagaaatttttgcAGCCACcccctaaaagtatgctacgaaAACATCcgaagctgctgctgctgcttcttcttccccCGGCTGCCGTATGTGAGAGGCTCCTACGCCTGTGTATGTGTGCTGTGCGATTCGCCATTCGCGCGTTGAAAATAGGAGGAGCTGAGAAAAACTTTCCATGCGCAGTTCAAAGTGCCAGCCACGAAATATGAACGGGAAAAAGGCGcttaaatattggaaaataACCGAAAAACTACTTGGCCAAAACTCTATGAAATTTTAGCAGCTTATTTGAGAAACTTTTCAATGGCTGAAagcaaaaaatttgcattttacgCGAAATATAAATTACGAATTCAAAAGGCATGCATTTTAAGTTGACTTTTCTCAACAAGTTCACTTTAAAttgaatgaaaaatattttaagtatgtatgcaattaaagcaattttaatgttttatctTCAAtatagaaaacataaatttgtaTACTGTTTGTCaactaaataatacatttatgttttttatatttttataaaatttggcATAATACTTTTAGAGGTTATTTTAGGAAAATATAACTCATcctaatattttaacaatttaaattcgCAGCTTTATTAGTTGTATAGTGAGTTAGACCTTATTTAATCCTTccgtaaatgtaattttcctttaaatctAATTTCCAACTTATTTAAAGCTTTCAACCATGATTTTCATCCCCTTCCCTTAATttccaacttttttttgttacttttccAACTAATGCGGAAAAGGCGGAGCTCATTGCCTGTCATTTGGGTTTTGCCGCCCCTTTGGGGTTAAACCCTCGGCAGACAGGTCTCCCGCTGCGATAGATATCTCTGGCTATTAGTACAAAAGTCAGGTCTGGAAGCCAAGTGAGTGAACTCCAAGGTATCGATGGCATCGATGGCCCAACAGGCCGTTTAGCGCCATCAGACAATTCCCGCTGGCTCAGCGGCATTCACGCGTGCGCAAACGGGTTATAGGgggttatatatatatatggtatacGATCAGGGAAAACAGGATGAATGCAAGCTGGGAGCACCCAACAACAATCAGTCGATTGTCACAGATATTTGTCATGTTTCTCTGGCCAAACTTTCCCTGCTGTTCTGGCCTGCAAAACGTTGTAAAAATGTCAATTGCATTTTCAGCCTGGCTTTTTTTTCGTCTCTGCTTGCTCCCGGGTCTCTGGTCTCTGTTTCTCTGTTCATCGATCGGATTTCATGTAATTACATTGTTTTCTGATTCATAATTAATTCGATCTGTTCTCTACTCGAGCAGCCCGCATTTTTCTGAGCACTCCGACTGATTTTTACATGAGCTCGCTGGCAATCGAACATTGATAGTTACTGAGTGATGATTTAATGAGGCAAACGTGGCATGTTGTGaatgaaatcaattttgtGAATGTGCAGAATGGCAAAAACAATGCCAGCGCACGAGGGAAACATCCCAGGACGGAAGGCGAAGGACGGACGGCGAACATACATAGTTGCGAGTACGACTCGGAGCATAAATATCTCCAGTTGGGTGTTGTAATGAGACTTATGAATCAATGCAATGTTGATTGAGTCGAGCTGGTTCTTCGGCAGCCAGAGCAGCTGCCAATGTGTTTCCCTTATTAGCCATATTGCAACAAGTCTCTGACAGACTGCCAGTCATGCCTCGAAATTCTTTTCTAAGTCCGCGAAAGAATATCACTAAATTTGTTAGCAAGTGCAaagttttgtttacatttttaggggcattttaaaaatatattttggtgTAAAATGATTAGGTTGAAAATATGACaagcaaacaatttttaggtccttattttaataataaaactgcGAGCAGCCAGGATTTTTAGAATTATAAagcttgcttttttttttctcttagccagagtataaataaatacattttcattggtctctttattttatgtttaaaccTGAGCTATATTATCTTGATATTATAATGTttgtttaataatgttttttaatatttagatattttaaatgttttgaaaatgttACTACTACACTTATAACTAAGATATGGTATATGTAATAACCACAAGATATGTTATATGtaataatttgattaaatatgGAAACATAATTTAAACTTCTTTAAAACTCCCATTCGTTCAATATATTCATAATTTCCCTTACCTTTTTATCTCCGAAATCAAATCTGCCTGTGGAAAACCACAAATAACGCCACTTTTTTATCCGCAACGCACGACTTGTGATTGACAAATTAATGCGGAT
It contains:
- the LOC108066521 gene encoding uncharacterized protein, translating into MGTFVTYLTLMSAAWGMQLCPRLYVPSGQLDLRLQISNIASAFLAANLYTLFTMLILLTPSKMFTIQTGRNFKCLFVTPYLLQFVSCFWGTVQNVKELLTSPDMLVLKNYVPAHLKMILILGLQLLAMIEMGFVLFYSLKKEPHQEAKKIKQNEEEGLQKPGAPRRN
- the LOC108066493 gene encoding zinc carboxypeptidase: MSVKILLFAGLFGLVWGVDQVRYDNYKVYNVRIDDLEQFKMLNSQEKSLKLSSWREARHLGEASDIMLPPQYQETFENLLATHNFTYNLKIDNVQTHIDNQRPKQRITSMEWTQFHTLEEIYAWLDVIEDRYPDIVTPFSIGNSHEGRPIRGVKISYKEGNPVVFIESNIHAREWITSSTITYFIDELLVPRNPAVRDIAQNVDWYIIPVLNVDGFTYSHEVERLWRKSRLNSDPSGECVGTDLNRNFDYLWMLTGADSDPCSELYGGPSAESDVEISQLTSYINNSIPDGSIKIYISLHSYGQYVLSPWGHTALEFPEHYPQMMHVAKGFSDALLRRYGTVFTYGSSATTLYEVSGSGKEWAYAVKGIKIPYTIELRDKGALGFLLPPEDILPVAREVTEGFVGMIAAAREIDIL